The following nucleotide sequence is from Pseudomonadota bacterium.
CAATTCGAAGCGGATGTCGCGGCGGCGCGGCAATTCTCCATCGGTACGGTGTGTGGTCGCTATTGGGCGATGGATCGCGATCAGCGTTGGGAGCGCGTTGCGCGCGCCTATCTCGCGATCACCGACGCGGTCGGAACCCCCGCGCCGAATGCCGAGACGGCGGTTTCCTCCGCCTATGCCGCCGGCGAGAGCGATGAGTTCATGGCGCCGGCGGTGATCGCCGCCTACCCCGGTATGTCGGACGGCGACGGGCTGCTGATGGCCAATTTCCGCGCCGACCGCGCGCGCCAATTGCTGAGCGCATTCCTAGACCCCGCGTTTGATGGCTTCGCCCGGCCGCGCATAATCAACTTCGCCGCGGCGCTCGGGCTGGTCGAATATTCGCGCGACCTGAATGAATTCATGGCGTGTCTGTTTCCCAGCAGCGCCATCGAGAATGTCTTGGGAGAGGTGGTTTCCGCCGCTGGGCGGACCCAATTGCGCCTCGCCGAGACCGAGAAATACGCCCATGTCACGTTTTTCCTGAACGGCGGCGAAGAGTGTGTTTTTGCCGGTGAAGAGCGCATCTTGGTGCCCTCGCCGAAAGTCGCGACCTATGATTTACAGCCCGAGATGTCGGCACGCGAAGTCACCGACCGCCTGGTCGAGGCCATTCTCAGTAAACGCTTCGATTTGATCGTGGTGAATTACGCCAATACCGACATGGTCGGCCATACGGGGATCATGCCGGCTGCGGTCAAAGCGGTCGAAACCGTGGATTTCTGCCTCGGTCGGATGATTTCGGCGTTGTCCGAGGTCGGCGGCGCGGCGCTGGTTACCGCCGATCACGGCAACGCCGAACGCATGTTGAATGCGGCAGGCGACGACGCCCATACGGCACACACCACCAACCGCGTGCCGGCCATCTTGATTGCCGAAGCAGCAATTGGCGCGGAATTGCGCGACGGGCTTTTGGCGGATGTGGCGCCGACGCTGCTCAATATGATGGCGCTCGAGATTCCGCCGCAAATGACTGGGCGCCCACTTCTCAAATCGCGTGGCGGGCGCTCGCGTCGTGCGACGCCAGCCTAGGCTTCCCGGGCCGGTGCGCCGGGCCTGCCGCGTTCTGCTGCTCTCGGCGGCGCTGGCGCCGGCTTTTGCCGTGCCGGGCTTGGCCCAGGATTCGGTCACTCAAGATTTGGTAACCAAGAATATCGAAATAACCGGCCAGGCGTTGAGCCAGACGGAGGATGCACTGGTTGCCGGTCGGCGCGTCAAAGCTGAACTCGATACGCAAGTCTCTGAGATCAAGCAGGAAGTTCACCGCGTGCGGCGCGAGCTTGTCAGTGCCGCCGCCGCGGCGCAGGATTTGGAGAGCCATATCAGTGCTCTCGAAAGCAATTTGAGGGCGCTTGAAATTGAGCGCGGCGAAAAACAATTGGCGCTCTCGCGCCGCCGCAACGAATTGGCCCGGACTCTCGCTGCCTTGCAGCGTATCGGCCGCACACCGCCCGATCTGCTGATCTTCATGCCGGCCTCTATTCAGGAAATTTCGCACGCCCGATTGTTGCTCGGCGCCGTTGCCGGCCAACTTGACGCCCGTGCTGATCTGCTCGGCGAGCAGCTCAGCGGGTTGGCCCGCATCGGTGAAGAAATTAGCGCGCAACGCAGTTTGATCGATATCGAGGCCGAGCGCCTGCAAGCACAGCGCTCGCATCTCGGCCTCCTGTTGGCGCGCAATACCCGGACCTACGACCGGACGGAGGCACAGCAGATCGAAGCCGACGCAATGTTGTCCCGTCTTGTAGCCGAGGCGAGCACTTTGCAGGATTTGCTGGATCGTCTGATGAACGAGGACGCGCGCCGTCGGAAGATCAGGCAACGCGCGGCAACCCAGTCGATTCAAGCCGGGCCATCAGAAAGCCCGCCCGGCAACCGCCAGTCCGCGAAGAGCGCACCGCCGGTCGGCGGCGCGTCGGGCCTGGTGGTATCGCTCGGCGACGAGCAACCGGCGGACGGTGAAAATAGCCGTGGCGGCGGTCAGGCTGAGCAGATTGTTGCGCTGTTGCCGGTGCGCCCCCCGGCCAGCGCGGCGCGTGGCGCTTTTTCGACGCCGGCGCGCGGCCACTTGGTCAGCCAGTTTAACGAAACCACTGCGCTTGGCCTCACGACCAAGGGAATTATCATCGAAACCCGAGCGAGCGCCCAGATCGTCGCGCCCTATGACGGCCGAGTCGCTTTCGCTGGGCGTTTCCGCGAGTATGGCCTACTCTTGATCATAGACCATGGCGAGGGATATCATACGCTGCTCGCCGGTATAGGACGGATAGATGTGTTGTTGGATCAGCGTGTGCTGGCGGGCGAGCCGGTTGGGGTGATGGAGTCTATTGCCGAAGCGAAGCCGCATCTCTATGTGGAGTTGCGTAGCGACGGTCACCCGATTAACCCGCTGCCTTGGCTGGCGGCAGAAATTATCAAAGTAAGTGGTTGATATGCGTATTAGAATTTTAGCCGGCATCGCTGGCCTGGCACTGTTTGTTTTGCCGCTCACTGTACAGGCGGCGAGTGATGACACGTACCGACAGTTGAACCTGTTCGGCGATGTGTTCGAGCGCGTCCGCGCCGATTATGTCGAGGAAGTCAGCGACACTGAGCTGATCGAAGCGGCGATAAACGGCATGTTGAGCTCACTCGATCCTCATTCGCGCTTTCTGAACGCCAAAAGTTTTGAGGATATGCAGACCCAGACACGCGGCGAGTTTGGCGGTCTCGGCATTGAAGTGACGATGGATGAAAATGGCTTCGTCAAAGTCATTACGCCGATCGACGATACCCCGGCGCAGCGCGCTGGTTTGGAATCGGGCGATTATGTCACCCATCTCGACGGCGAATCGATCCTCGGGCTGAACCTGGCTCAAGCGGTCGAGAAGATGCGCGGCCCGATCGATTCGGGCATCGTGTTGACCATTCAGCGGCCCGGCGCCGAGGCGCCGTTCGATGTTGAACTCATCCGCGCCGTAATCACCATCCGCTCGGTCAGAGTCCGTATGGAAGAAGATGATGTCGCCTATGTGCGGATCTCCTCATTCTCCGAAAAAACTACGCGTGATCTGGAACGCGAGATCGACAAATTGCGCACTCAATACAGCGAGACGCTGAAGGGTCTGGTGCTTGATCTGCGCAACAATCCCGGCGGTCTTCTGGACCAGGCGGTCTCGGTCTCTGATTCCTTTTTGATCCAGGGCGAGATCGTATCGACGCGCGGTCGACGGCCGGATTCAATCCAACGCTTCAACGCCAAATCCGGCGATTTGATCGATGGCATGCCGATGATCGTCTTGATCAATGGCGGCTCTGCTTCGGCCTCCG
It contains:
- a CDS encoding peptidoglycan DD-metalloendopeptidase family protein, with translation MRRQPRLPGPVRRACRVLLLSAALAPAFAVPGLAQDSVTQDLVTKNIEITGQALSQTEDALVAGRRVKAELDTQVSEIKQEVHRVRRELVSAAAAAQDLESHISALESNLRALEIERGEKQLALSRRRNELARTLAALQRIGRTPPDLLIFMPASIQEISHARLLLGAVAGQLDARADLLGEQLSGLARIGEEISAQRSLIDIEAERLQAQRSHLGLLLARNTRTYDRTEAQQIEADAMLSRLVAEASTLQDLLDRLMNEDARRRKIRQRAATQSIQAGPSESPPGNRQSAKSAPPVGGASGLVVSLGDEQPADGENSRGGGQAEQIVALLPVRPPASAARGAFSTPARGHLVSQFNETTALGLTTKGIIIETRASAQIVAPYDGRVAFAGRFREYGLLLIIDHGEGYHTLLAGIGRIDVLLDQRVLAGEPVGVMESIAEAKPHLYVELRSDGHPINPLPWLAAEIIKVSG
- a CDS encoding S41 family peptidase yields the protein MRIRILAGIAGLALFVLPLTVQAASDDTYRQLNLFGDVFERVRADYVEEVSDTELIEAAINGMLSSLDPHSRFLNAKSFEDMQTQTRGEFGGLGIEVTMDENGFVKVITPIDDTPAQRAGLESGDYVTHLDGESILGLNLAQAVEKMRGPIDSGIVLTIQRPGAEAPFDVELIRAVITIRSVRVRMEEDDVAYVRISSFSEKTTRDLEREIDKLRTQYSETLKGLVLDLRNNPGGLLDQAVSVSDSFLIQGEIVSTRGRRPDSIQRFNAKSGDLIDGMPMIVLINGGSASASEIVAGALQDHRRAIVLGTRSFGKASVQTVIPLGGHGAMRLTTARYYTPSGTSIQSRGIHPDILVEQAKIEQLARAPRRSEADLRGSLSNEQDKDGAAEDAVSAPEGDEAHENEAEKSDTDTDTDTDTDTDTDTDTASKVPDDYQLARALDLLRGLQLLSSTMVN
- the gpmI gene encoding 2,3-bisphosphoglycerate-independent phosphoglycerate mutase, whose protein sequence is MNRVPRPMVLCVLDGWGEAAASADNAIAVARTPVWDALLAKYPHSLLHCSGLDVGLPHGQMGNSEVGHMNLGAGRAVMQDLPRVDAAIKDGSLASLPALADFIEKLRRSGGRCHLMGLLSPGGVHAHQDHIAALVKILDGAGVPVTLHAFLDGRDTPPTSAAAYMRQFEADVAAARQFSIGTVCGRYWAMDRDQRWERVARAYLAITDAVGTPAPNAETAVSSAYAAGESDEFMAPAVIAAYPGMSDGDGLLMANFRADRARQLLSAFLDPAFDGFARPRIINFAAALGLVEYSRDLNEFMACLFPSSAIENVLGEVVSAAGRTQLRLAETEKYAHVTFFLNGGEECVFAGEERILVPSPKVATYDLQPEMSAREVTDRLVEAILSKRFDLIVVNYANTDMVGHTGIMPAAVKAVETVDFCLGRMISALSEVGGAALVTADHGNAERMLNAAGDDAHTAHTTNRVPAILIAEAAIGAELRDGLLADVAPTLLNMMALEIPPQMTGRPLLKSRGGRSRRATPA